CATTTAAGGCGCTGCAGTTGTTAATTGGCAAAGAGGAGCAGGGTCCGATCAAAGAGTCTCCTCCGAAACGCTCAAGCCAGCAGCCTTTGAACTTCTCCAACATCTCCGCGTATGTACAGCTCTATCAGCGGCTTCGCAACACCAAACATCACAGTTGTCCACATCGACTTGGATGCAGTAGCTATGCTGTGGTGGGTGGATTGAAACCCTTTCTTGGTGGTGTCGGTGTCCAAGTGGGTCTGAAACTGCTGCTGAGCATTCccaacatgatcaaaatgaaaatggactGGCGCAagcaaattttcaacaaagGCAACCTGAAGCTGGGATTGGCTTTGGGAAGCTATTCACTACTCTATAAGGTAAGCAATTGgagtaaagtttttttttacaccttttttttaatattatgagcacgctacatgctacttaaagcattttaagTGCAATTTCAGGAATTGTTAATTACAGGCACggtacaaattttttaacagggttcgaacccagatattttttaaactgtagTTCTAGTTATGTGTTAGGTTGGCGACTCTAAAAGaaaaatcgaaatatttttcttaaggtCAGCTCCGAATCGAAGGCGTTTTTTCACAGAAATCCGATAGAGTtataagtttttcaaaatatccaATACTGATACGCTTACTCTATTTTTAGATGATTTCTTGCGGCCTACGACACTCGTGTGGTTACGACAGCGCCCTCTTTGCGATACCCGCTGGATTGTTGGGTTCGATTGGACTGCTGCAGTTCCCCAACATCACCATCTCCATGTATGTGATGTGGAAGGCACTACAGCTGCTGTACAATTGGGGCCATGAGGAGGGTGTACTGCCGAACATACCCtactttaatatgatattgtATTCCGCCTGCACAGCTCTGCTTTTCCACTGCGCTATATTGGAGCCAAGCTCGATGCGCAGCAGCTACTATAAGTTCCTCATGGATATCTCGGGCACCAGGTATGTGCGACAGAGTATATATAATCTTTAAAAACAAGTTATCAACAATTTATATCTATAGATTATGTCGCTTCGATATAAGTCCATTTGATGCCTACGGACTGGGTGGTCAAGGTCAAAGGAGTGATGTAATC
The genomic region above belongs to Drosophila innubila isolate TH190305 chromosome 3R unlocalized genomic scaffold, UK_Dinn_1.0 2_E_3R, whole genome shotgun sequence and contains:
- the LOC117790731 gene encoding transmembrane protein 135-like, which gives rise to MAAQSKLMEAAINCSCRDYLHPWTSSCVNAAAGIMLTTIPTAFRTYTMVYLFALIVRMRIPTLKDLKRTIEGIFKSTAFLTTNAYGFNLCVCLFRLMLGRFYFSTIAYIPTFVASIISLFIERPERRTPLALYVANVSTESLWKMLEARGIVRSIPNGQVLVLGCSITALLYMYRLGVHQTKVKDATFKALQLLIGKEEQGPIKESPPKRSSQQPLNFSNISAYVQLYQRLRNTKHHSCPHRLGCSSYAVVGGLKPFLGGVGVQVGLKLLLSIPNMIKMKMDWRKQIFNKGNLKLGLALGSYSLLYKMISCGLRHSCGYDSALFAIPAGLLGSIGLLQFPNITISMYVMWKALQLLYNWGHEEGVLPNIPYFNMILYSACTALLFHCAILEPSSMRSSYYKFLMDISGTRLCRFDISPFDAYGLGGQGQRSDVIKRLKIDMSQALPKIPLVV